Part of the Atribacterota bacterium genome, AGGGTTCTCAGGGGGTCATGGAACAAATATGCCAAGAGGTAGCTTCACAATTGCCATATCCGGTGCGACTGGCGTACCTTCAATTTCAGCACCCTGGTCTTGAAGAGGTCATCGCGTCGTTGTGGCAAGAGGGGATTCGAAAGGTTACCGTGGTGCCGGCTTTTCTTTCTTCTGGAACCCATGTGGTTGAGGATATTCCTGCGATTCTGCAAACCATGTTACGTCAGTACCCCGATGTGCGGTTTTTTCTTACCGAACCTTTGGGTTATGATCCGCGCCTGGTTGCGATTCTTCTTGATCGAATTCAGGGAGAGAGGAAGGAAATACAGTGAAAGATTACCTTCGGGATCCTGAAACCATCCAAGAGGAGAGCTTCCGTATTATTCGGGCAAGGATTGCAGAAAAAAAATTTTCTCCTGTGGAACGGGTGATCGTAGAACGGGTGATCCATGCTACAGCTGATTTTTCATATGCTGA contains:
- a CDS encoding CbiX/SirB N-terminal domain-containing protein; protein product: MEAVVIVVHGSRREGSQGVMEQICQEVASQLPYPVRLAYLQFQHPGLEEVIASLWQEGIRKVTVVPAFLSSGTHVVEDIPAILQTMLRQYPDVRFFLTEPLGYDPRLVAILLDRIQGERKEIQ